In one Candidatus Binatus sp. genomic region, the following are encoded:
- a CDS encoding glycosyltransferase family A protein: MTPEVSVVIPTHNRCAMLLEAIDSVLAQSTAAFELIVIDDGSTDGTSENEHLRRLAETIRIEIDRIDHRGPAAARNRGVAIARAPLVAFLDSDDLWSPTKLERQLAFMRDNPGCAISQTGEIWIRNGQRVNPAHRHRKRAGDIFIDSLRTCLIGMSAVMMRTDLFRSSGGFDEHMTAAEDYDLWLRILIDHEAGLLDEPLVTRRGGHPDQLSAKTPALDRFRILTLAKLLADDRLSPARRTSVVEVLAEKSRIYAGGLRRRGKIEEVRLYEQVADQARGWDTRAAAEIGCAIESMRSMLREISHER; encoded by the coding sequence ATGACTCCCGAAGTTTCGGTAGTTATCCCGACGCACAATCGATGCGCGATGCTGCTCGAGGCGATCGATTCCGTGCTCGCCCAATCGACTGCGGCGTTCGAGTTGATCGTTATCGACGACGGCTCGACCGACGGGACCAGCGAGAACGAGCATTTGAGGCGGCTGGCCGAAACGATCCGAATCGAAATCGACCGCATCGATCATCGCGGTCCCGCCGCGGCGCGAAACCGCGGCGTCGCCATCGCGCGCGCGCCGCTGGTCGCATTCCTCGATTCCGACGATCTCTGGTCGCCAACCAAGCTCGAACGCCAGCTCGCGTTCATGCGTGACAACCCCGGCTGCGCGATCTCGCAAACCGGCGAAATCTGGATTCGCAACGGGCAACGGGTGAATCCCGCTCACCGCCATCGCAAGCGCGCCGGCGATATTTTCATCGACTCGCTCCGCACCTGCCTGATCGGTATGTCGGCGGTGATGATGCGCACCGATCTTTTCCGCTCATCCGGCGGCTTCGACGAGCACATGACCGCCGCCGAGGACTACGATCTATGGCTGCGAATTCTCATCGACCATGAAGCCGGCCTGCTCGACGAGCCGCTGGTGACACGCCGCGGCGGGCATCCCGATCAACTCTCGGCAAAAACTCCGGCCCTCGATCGCTTCCGCATTCTCACGCTTGCGAAATTGCTCGCGGACGACAGGCTTTCCCCGGCGCGGCGAACCTCGGTCGTCGAAGTGCTCGCCGAGAAAAGCCGCATCTACGCGGGCGGCCTTCGGCGGCGAGGCAAAATCGAGGAAGTGCGACTGTACGAGCAGGTCGCTGACCAGGCGCGAGGCTGGGATACGCGTGCCGCTGCTGAAATCGGATGCGCGATTGAATCGATGCGATCCATGCTTCGCGAAATATCGCATGAACGCTGA
- the yihA gene encoding ribosome biogenesis GTP-binding protein YihA/YsxC: MIRFTAQFVASAFALDGCPRWKRTEVALAGRSNVGKSSLLNALAGVKGLARTSKTPGRTRCLNFFAVGAKLALCDLPGFGYAKMGHEEAAKIASMMHEYIHGRVNLGAIAILIDCRRGPQHDELDLAAMAADRAIEVIPVATKCDKLRHSERAAALKRFDSMRVHPIFCSATSGEGIDELRRRILGFDRSDTAKRAEPQ; the protein is encoded by the coding sequence ATGATTCGCTTCACCGCACAGTTCGTAGCATCCGCATTCGCTCTCGACGGATGCCCGCGATGGAAGCGCACCGAGGTGGCGCTCGCCGGCCGCTCCAACGTGGGCAAGAGTTCGTTGCTTAACGCGCTCGCTGGAGTTAAGGGCCTCGCGCGCACCAGCAAAACCCCCGGCCGCACGCGATGCCTCAACTTTTTCGCGGTCGGCGCCAAGCTCGCGCTGTGCGACCTGCCCGGCTTCGGCTACGCGAAAATGGGTCACGAGGAAGCGGCCAAAATCGCTTCCATGATGCACGAATACATCCACGGACGCGTCAATCTCGGCGCCATCGCGATTCTGATCGATTGCCGCCGCGGTCCACAGCACGACGAACTCGATCTGGCGGCGATGGCGGCGGACCGCGCCATCGAAGTGATTCCAGTCGCGACCAAGTGCGACAAGTTGCGCCATTCGGAGCGCGCCGCCGCGCTGAAACGCTTCGACTCGATGCGCGTGCACCCGATTTTCTGCTCGGCAACTTCCGGCGAGGGAATCGACGAGTTGCGCCGCCGAATCCTCGGCTTCGATCGCTCCGACACCGCCAAGCGCGCGGAGCCGCAATGA
- a CDS encoding SRPBCC family protein: MKTVLKILAGVIVLAVVAIVGWRYYQMHRARQAGLLTENIAHDGDIWQADFTARIPAPEQTVFSAIRDIENLHNDQVKAVRVVSQSGNKKTVDMDIAGPGGQTITTELEFEYLPEQKKIVYHTVNNPLLDTQAVYQLGDEGASTFIDYHETTHLLQSLPVPDGIIKQVIRGIFVAQLETLKRSLNLKDGDGTDSGDDEP, from the coding sequence ATGAAGACGGTACTCAAAATCCTGGCTGGAGTGATTGTTCTCGCAGTCGTCGCGATCGTGGGATGGCGTTACTATCAAATGCATCGCGCGCGGCAGGCCGGCCTGCTCACCGAGAACATCGCGCATGACGGCGACATCTGGCAGGCCGATTTCACCGCGCGCATCCCGGCCCCCGAACAGACCGTCTTCAGCGCGATTCGCGACATCGAAAATCTGCACAACGATCAGGTCAAGGCGGTGCGCGTCGTATCCCAGAGCGGAAATAAAAAGACCGTCGATATGGATATCGCGGGACCGGGCGGACAAACGATTACCACCGAGCTCGAGTTCGAGTACCTGCCCGAGCAGAAAAAGATCGTTTATCACACCGTCAACAATCCGCTGCTCGATACTCAGGCCGTGTACCAGCTCGGCGATGAAGGCGCGAGCACGTTCATCGACTACCACGAAACCACCCATCTGCTGCAGTCGCTTCCGGTCCCTGACGGCATCATCAAGCAGGTCATTCGCGGCATCTTCGTCGCGCAGCTCGAAACCTTGAAGCGCAGCCTCAACCTCAAGGACGGCGACGGGACCGACTCCGGCGACGACGAACCCTAA
- a CDS encoding YbhB/YbcL family Raf kinase inhibitor-like protein: MASGAAIADDYACAGADRSPALAWSGAPQSTKSFALIVDDPDAPSGTFVHWVAYNIPARETSLPAGVPQTAGIAGGGTNGINSFEHVGYNGPCPPPGKMHHYRFHLFALDSTLTPGDKADAAAVQSAMRGHVVASAELVGTFQR; encoded by the coding sequence ATGGCTTCCGGAGCGGCAATTGCTGATGACTACGCATGTGCTGGCGCCGATCGATCCCCCGCGCTTGCATGGAGCGGCGCGCCGCAATCGACGAAATCATTTGCATTGATCGTCGATGATCCCGACGCCCCCAGTGGAACATTTGTTCATTGGGTGGCGTACAATATTCCGGCTCGAGAAACTTCGCTGCCCGCCGGCGTGCCGCAAACCGCGGGAATTGCGGGCGGCGGAACAAATGGAATCAACAGTTTCGAGCATGTCGGCTACAATGGACCGTGTCCGCCACCGGGGAAAATGCATCACTATCGTTTTCATCTCTTCGCGCTTGACTCGACGTTAACTCCCGGCGACAAGGCGGACGCGGCCGCCGTCCAGTCCGCGATGAGAGGCCACGTCGTCGCGAGCGCGGAACTGGTCGGCACATTCCAACGATGA
- a CDS encoding helix-turn-helix domain-containing protein, which yields MASETKYSLPRVMTVKELSEYLRVQPSTIYKLLRRGELPGFRIGTDWRFNAEVIDRWCLERNMKAPDGGTSSQN from the coding sequence ATGGCTAGTGAAACCAAGTATAGCTTGCCGCGCGTGATGACGGTCAAGGAATTGTCCGAATATTTGCGCGTGCAACCATCGACTATCTATAAGCTGCTTCGTCGCGGAGAGCTGCCGGGCTTTCGGATCGGCACCGATTGGCGTTTCAACGCCGAGGTGATCGACCGTTGGTGTCTGGAGCGGAACATGAAAGCTCCGGACGGCGGCACCTCCAGCCAGAACTGA
- a CDS encoding TetR/AcrR family transcriptional regulator, whose protein sequence is MISPVGKNAAPAAQARRRGSLDQVLIDAAMDLFASYGYRGTSLARIARAAGVTKGALYWHFADKQEFFIAVVSKVLGEWELVFEKSARATNAAEFRAEFGRMFDTMAALNEKNPWVSRLLLIIALESHKIGPRVLRSMRQANLDGIASFRELVERGQRLGILEAHLDPNWAATQIYSSYLGLAMLWYLHGPRFDLRRSLRRQAREFMRQWSVAK, encoded by the coding sequence ATGATATCGCCAGTTGGCAAGAATGCGGCACCGGCTGCGCAGGCGCGTCGGCGCGGCTCGCTCGATCAGGTATTGATCGATGCGGCGATGGATCTGTTCGCGTCGTACGGATATCGGGGCACGTCGCTGGCGCGAATCGCGCGCGCGGCGGGCGTCACCAAGGGGGCGCTGTACTGGCATTTCGCCGACAAGCAGGAATTTTTCATCGCGGTCGTGTCCAAGGTGCTTGGTGAATGGGAACTGGTATTTGAAAAATCCGCGCGCGCGACGAATGCAGCCGAGTTCCGCGCGGAGTTCGGGCGGATGTTCGACACCATGGCGGCGCTCAATGAGAAGAATCCGTGGGTCAGCCGGCTGTTGCTGATCATCGCGCTCGAGTCGCACAAGATCGGGCCGCGGGTGCTGCGCTCGATGCGCCAGGCGAACCTCGACGGAATCGCGAGTTTTCGCGAGCTGGTCGAGCGCGGGCAGCGGTTGGGGATTCTTGAGGCACATCTCGATCCGAATTGGGCGGCGACGCAGATTTATTCGAGCTACCTGGGACTCGCGATGCTATGGTACCTGCACGGGCCACGATTCGATCTGCGCCGCTCGCTACGCCGCCAGGCGCGCGAGTTTATGCGCCAATGGAGCGTCGCCAAATGA
- a CDS encoding SDR family oxidoreductase — protein sequence MEIKGKVGVITGGSSGIGRATAERLAKEGARIVVADLDEAGGAETVKRIESAGGHAVFVKADVTRIEDARRMLDTAVSKFGRLDILHNNAGIGVGAPGFPEAPPERWQLVIEIDLQAVILGTGLAAPLMQKNGGGAIINTASMAGLYPHRQDAVYGAAKGGVVNFTHSLAFWEAERKIRVNCVCPGIVDTPLVRKGLEAATKLGFLTKPWIPAKMIQPEEIADAVASLVRDDSLFGCALEIRPTGRQIVDPRRAPGART from the coding sequence ATGGAAATAAAAGGCAAGGTCGGCGTCATCACCGGCGGTTCATCGGGGATCGGGCGTGCAACGGCGGAGCGCCTGGCGAAAGAAGGCGCCAGGATTGTGGTCGCCGATCTCGACGAAGCCGGCGGCGCCGAGACCGTCAAGCGAATCGAGAGCGCGGGCGGGCACGCCGTTTTTGTGAAGGCAGACGTGACCCGGATCGAGGACGCTCGCCGGATGCTCGACACCGCGGTGTCGAAGTTCGGCCGCCTCGACATCCTGCACAACAACGCCGGCATCGGCGTCGGCGCGCCCGGCTTTCCCGAAGCACCGCCGGAGAGATGGCAGCTGGTGATCGAGATCGATCTGCAGGCGGTCATTCTGGGCACCGGGCTCGCGGCTCCGCTGATGCAAAAGAACGGCGGCGGCGCCATCATCAACACGGCCTCGATGGCCGGCTTGTATCCGCATCGACAGGACGCGGTTTATGGTGCGGCCAAGGGCGGCGTGGTGAACTTCACGCATTCGCTGGCGTTCTGGGAGGCGGAACGGAAAATCCGCGTCAACTGCGTCTGCCCGGGAATCGTCGATACCCCGCTGGTGCGCAAGGGACTCGAGGCGGCCACCAAACTCGGCTTTTTAACGAAACCTTGGATTCCGGCGAAGATGATTCAGCCCGAGGAAATCGCCGACGCAGTCGCGAGCCTCGTGCGCGACGATTCGCTGTTCGGATGCGCGCTGGAGATTCGCCCGACTGGCCGCCAGATCGTCGATCCGCGTCGCGCCCCCGGCGCCCGAACATAA
- a CDS encoding DUF1634 domain-containing protein → MPKQEEDRILREWTPILLRSILIAAMITLVAGLILTYTFAPDYYVEHYRAAQHGHLIGKETLGLLFDRVRQGNPHAVLTIGLFVLTLVPLARVAFCFILFIRERDYTYVALTAYVLAGLIAGMLAGSAG, encoded by the coding sequence ATGCCGAAACAGGAAGAAGACCGCATCCTGAGGGAATGGACGCCGATTCTGCTGCGATCGATTCTGATCGCCGCGATGATCACCCTCGTTGCCGGACTCATCCTGACCTACACCTTCGCCCCGGACTACTATGTCGAGCACTACCGGGCGGCACAGCATGGTCACCTGATCGGCAAGGAAACGCTCGGCCTGTTGTTTGACCGGGTCCGGCAAGGCAATCCGCATGCGGTGCTGACGATCGGGCTGTTCGTGCTGACGCTGGTCCCGCTCGCGCGCGTCGCCTTCTGCTTCATCCTTTTTATCAGGGAACGCGATTACACGTATGTTGCGCTTACGGCGTACGTGCTCGCGGGGTTGATCGCCGGCATGCTGGCCGGGAGTGCCGGTTAA